The following proteins are co-located in the Pan troglodytes isolate AG18354 chromosome 5, NHGRI_mPanTro3-v2.0_pri, whole genome shotgun sequence genome:
- the ENPP5 gene encoding ectonucleotide pyrophosphatase/phosphodiesterase family member 5, which produces MTSKFLLVSFILSLSTTFSLQPDQQKVLLVSFDGFRWDYLYKVPTPHFHYIMKYGVHVKQVTNVFITKTYPNHYTLVTGLFAENHGIVANDMFDPIWNKSFSLDHMNIYDSKFWEEATPIWITNQRAGHTSGAAMWPGTDVKIHKRFPTHYMPYNESVSFEDRVAKIIEWFTSKEPINLGLLYWEDPDDMGHHLGPDSPLMGPVISDIDKKLGYLIQMLKKAKLWNTLNLIITSDHGMTQCSEERLIELDQYLDKDHYTLIDQSPVAAILPKEGKFDEVYEALTHAHPNLTVYKKEDVPERWHYKHNSRIQPIIAVADEGWHILQNKSDDFLLGNHGYDNALADMHPIFLAHGPAFRKNFSKEAMNSTDLYPLLCHLLNITAMPHNGSFWNVQDLLNSAMPRAVPYTQSTILLPGSVKPAEYDQEGSYPYFIGVSLGSIIVIVFFVIFIKHLIHSQIPALQDMHAEIAQPLLQA; this is translated from the exons ATGACTTCAAAATTTCTCTTGGTGTCCTTCATACTGAGTCTTTCAACCACCTTTTCTCTCCAACCAGACCAGCAAAAGGTTCTACTAGTTTCTTTTGATGGATTCCGTTGGGATTACTTATATAAAGTTCCAACGCcccattttcattatattatgAAATATGGTGTTCACGTGAAGCAAGTTACTaatgtttttattacaaaaaccTACCCTAACCATTATACTTTGGTAACTGGCCTCTTTGCAGAGAATCATGGGATTGTTGCAAATGATATGTTTGATCCTATTTGGAACAAATCTTTCTCCTTGGATCACATGAATATTTATGATTCCAAGTTTTGGGAAGAAGCAACACCAATATGGATCACAAACCAGAGGGCAGGACATACTAGTGGTGCAGCCATGTGGCCCGGAACAGATGTAAAAATACATAAGCGCTTTCCTACTCATTACATGCCTTACAATGAGTCAGTTTCATTTGAAGATAGAGTTGCCAAAATTATTGAATGGTTTACGTCAAAAGAGCCCATAAATCTTGGTCTTCTCTATTGGGAAGACCCTGATGACATGGGCCACCATTTGGGACCTGACAGTCCGCTCATGGGGCCTGTCATTTCAGATATTGACAAGAAGTTAGGATATCTCATACAAATGCTGAAAAAGGCAAAGTTGTGGAACACTCTGAACCTAATCATCACAAGTGATCATGGAATGACGCAGTGCTCTGAGGAAAGGTTAATAGAACTTGACCAGTACCTGGATAAAGACCACTATACCCTGATTGATCAATCCCCAGTAGCAGCCATCTTGCCAAAAGAAG GTAAATTTGATGAAGTCTATGAAGCACTAACTCACGCTCATCCTAATCTTACTGTTTACAAAAAAGAAGACGTTCCAGAAAGGTGGCATTACAAACACAACAGTCGAATTCAACCAATCATAGCAGTGGCTGATGAAGGGTGGCACATTTTACAGAATAAGTCAGATGACTTTCTGT TAGGCAACCACGGTTATGATAATGCGTTAGCAGATATGCATCCAATATTTTTAGCCCATGGTCCTGCCTTCAGAaagaatttctcaaaagaagccatGAACTCCACAGATTTGTACCCGCTACTATGCCACCTCCTCAATATCACCGCCATGCCACACAATGGATCATTCTGGAATGTCCAGGATCTGCTCAATTCAGCAATGCCAAGGGCGGTCCCTTATACACAGAGTACTATACTCCTCCCTGGTAGTGTTAAACCAGCAGAATATGACCAAGAGGGGTCATACCCTTATTTCATAGGGGTCTCTCTTGGCAGCATTATAgtgattgtattttttgtaattttcattaagCATTTAATTCACAGTCAAATACCTGCCTTACAAGATATGCATGCTGAAATAGCTCAACCATTATTACAAGCCTAA